From a region of the Tursiops truncatus isolate mTurTru1 chromosome 2, mTurTru1.mat.Y, whole genome shotgun sequence genome:
- the LOC117311139 gene encoding myeloid-associated differentiation marker-like has product MGCCLRRLQLLSTCVAFSLGASVGTWKGTIGNWSMFIWCFCFVVTLINLIVELCELEDHFPFSWDNFLITCNCYSALLCLSASIIYPTTYIQFLPDSRYRDRTITSTAFSCLAFVAYAMEVACIRAQPNMITGYMATVPGLLKGLETTVACVIFIFISSPYLYLHQPALVWCVAVYSICFLMSSVALLLNLGKCDNRLPIPFPIFQVVLTLLSVLLYATALVLWPLYQFNQKFGGQPQRSSDVSCSDRLTSLVCTWNQRLAVASLTAINLLIYVTDLVFSVHLDFVSG; this is encoded by the coding sequence ATGGGTTGCTGCCTCCGACGGCTGCAGCTGCTCTCCACCTGCGTGGCCTTCTCCCTGGGAGCCAGCGTGGGCACCTGGAAGGGGACCATAGGTAACTGGTCCATGTTCATCTGGTGCTTCTGCTTCGTCGTGACCCTCATCAACCTCATAGTCGAGTTATGTGAGCTCGAGGATCACTTCCCCTTCTCCTGGGACAACTTTCTCATCACCTGCAACTGCTACTctgccctcctctgcctctcGGCCTCCATCATCTACCCCACCACCTACATTCAGTTCTTGCCCGATAGCCGCTACCGGGACCGCACTATCACCTCCACTGCATTCTCCTGCCTTGCTTTTGTGGCTTATGCCATGGAAGTGGCCTGCATTAGGGCCCAGCCCAACATGATCACAGGCTATATGGCCACCGTGCCAGGCCTGCTCAAGGGGCTGGAGACCACTGTGGCCTGTGTCATCTTTATCTTCATCAGCAGCCCCTACCTGTACCTGCACCAGCCGGCCCTGGTGTGGTGCGTGGCCGTGTACTCCATCTGCTTTCTCATGTCATCTGTGGCCCTTCTGCTGAACCTGGGCAAGTGTGACAACAGGCTgcccatccccttccccatttTCCAGGTTGTGCTCACTCTGCTCTCCGTCCTCCTCTATGCCACCGCTCTGGTCCTCTGGCCGCTCTACCAGTTCAACCAGAAGTTCGGCGGCCAGCCCCAGCGGTCCAGCGATGTGAGCTGCAGCGATAGACTCACCTCCTTGGTGTGTACCTGGAACCAACGACTGGCTGTGGCCAGTCTGACAGCCATCAACCTGCTGATTTATGTGACTGACCTGGTGTTCTCGGTCCACCTGGATTTTGTCAGTGGCTGA